The following coding sequences are from one Ammospiza caudacuta isolate bAmmCau1 chromosome 10, bAmmCau1.pri, whole genome shotgun sequence window:
- the RCN2 gene encoding reticulocalbin-2 isoform X2, translated as MRPVLLALGLALALAAASGQHRAEYDREALLGGQEEAEEYARLSPEEQQRRLRNIVKKIDADEDGLLSEDELSSWIQQSFKHYVTQEAKQHFSDYDKDGDGLVSWKEYNLQMYDRVIDFDENTVLEDQEEESFRQEKKRFEKANRDDVPALNVDEYIAFEHPEEVEYMTDFVIQEALEEHDKDGDGFVSLEEFLGDYRRDPTAREDPEWILVEKDRFVNDYDKDHDGKLNPQELLSWIVPNNQGIAQEEALHLIEEMDLNDDKKLSEAEILKNQDLFLNSEATDYGRQLHDERFYHEEL; from the exons ATGCGGCCGGTGCTGCTGGCGCTGGGCCTGGCGCTGGCGCTGGCGGCGGCGAGCGGGCAGCACCGTGCCGAGTACGACCGGGAGGCGCTGCTCGGCGGGCAG GAGGAAGCGGAGGAGTACGCGCGGCTCAGCCCGGaggagcagcagcggcggcTGAGGAACATCGTGAAGAAAATCGACGCGGACGAGGACGGGCTGCTCAGCGAGG ATGAGCTGAGCTCCTGGATACAGCAGTCTTTTAAGCATTATGTTACACAAGAAGCCAAGCAGCACTTCAGTGACTATGACAAAGATGGTGACGGACTGGTGTCCTGGAAGGAGTATAACTTGCAAATGTATGATCGTGTAATTGATTTTGATGAGAACACTGTCCTGGAGGATCAAGAAGAAGAATCATTTCGCCAG gagaaaaaacgTTTTGAGAAAGCTAATAGAGATGATGTTCCTGCTCTGAATGTGGATGAATATATTGCATTTGAGCATCCTGAAGAGGTGGAGTACATGACG GACTTTGTCATTCAGGAGGCTTTAGAAGAACATGATAAAGATGGTGATGGATTTGTTAGCCTGGAAGAATTCCTTGGTGATTACAGAAGAGACCCAA CTGCAAGGGAAGATCCAGAATGGATCCTGGTTGAGAAGGATCGGTTTGTGAATGACTATGACAAGGATCATGATGGAAAACTCaaccctcaagagctgctgtcTTGGATAGTACCCAACAATCAGGGTATTGCACAAGAGGAG GCTCTGCACCTCATTGAAGAGATGGATTTGAATGATGATAAAAAGCTTTCTGAAGCAGAGATTCTTAAGAACCAAGATTTGTTTCTTAACAGTGAAGCAACAGATTATGGTAGGCAGCTTCATGATGAACGTTTCTACCATGAAGAACTTtag
- the RCN2 gene encoding reticulocalbin-2 isoform X1: protein MRPVLLALGLALALAAASGQHRAEYDREALLGGQEEAEEYARLSPEEQQRRLRNIVKKIDADEDGLLSEDELSSWIQQSFKHYVTQEAKQHFSDYDKDGDGLVSWKEYNLQMYDRVIDFDENTVLEDQEEESFRQLHLKEKKRFEKANRDDVPALNVDEYIAFEHPEEVEYMTDFVIQEALEEHDKDGDGFVSLEEFLGDYRRDPTAREDPEWILVEKDRFVNDYDKDHDGKLNPQELLSWIVPNNQGIAQEEALHLIEEMDLNDDKKLSEAEILKNQDLFLNSEATDYGRQLHDERFYHEEL, encoded by the exons ATGCGGCCGGTGCTGCTGGCGCTGGGCCTGGCGCTGGCGCTGGCGGCGGCGAGCGGGCAGCACCGTGCCGAGTACGACCGGGAGGCGCTGCTCGGCGGGCAG GAGGAAGCGGAGGAGTACGCGCGGCTCAGCCCGGaggagcagcagcggcggcTGAGGAACATCGTGAAGAAAATCGACGCGGACGAGGACGGGCTGCTCAGCGAGG ATGAGCTGAGCTCCTGGATACAGCAGTCTTTTAAGCATTATGTTACACAAGAAGCCAAGCAGCACTTCAGTGACTATGACAAAGATGGTGACGGACTGGTGTCCTGGAAGGAGTATAACTTGCAAATGTATGATCGTGTAATTGATTTTGATGAGAACACTGTCCTGGAGGATCAAGAAGAAGAATCATTTCGCCAG CTtcatttaaaggagaaaaaacgTTTTGAGAAAGCTAATAGAGATGATGTTCCTGCTCTGAATGTGGATGAATATATTGCATTTGAGCATCCTGAAGAGGTGGAGTACATGACG GACTTTGTCATTCAGGAGGCTTTAGAAGAACATGATAAAGATGGTGATGGATTTGTTAGCCTGGAAGAATTCCTTGGTGATTACAGAAGAGACCCAA CTGCAAGGGAAGATCCAGAATGGATCCTGGTTGAGAAGGATCGGTTTGTGAATGACTATGACAAGGATCATGATGGAAAACTCaaccctcaagagctgctgtcTTGGATAGTACCCAACAATCAGGGTATTGCACAAGAGGAG GCTCTGCACCTCATTGAAGAGATGGATTTGAATGATGATAAAAAGCTTTCTGAAGCAGAGATTCTTAAGAACCAAGATTTGTTTCTTAACAGTGAAGCAACAGATTATGGTAGGCAGCTTCATGATGAACGTTTCTACCATGAAGAACTTtag